TGATATAATAACTTCTATTTTCTCTTCAAACTTTTGAGAAATATCTGCCAATATCTTAAGCTCCTCAAGATATCTTACAGAACCAATATAACCTATTCTTAGTTTATTACTCGGAGTTTTTGCTATATCTCTAAAGATATCCTTTGAAGGAGCATTTGTGACTACATATATACTTTTACTTATATTTTCGTATAGTTTTTTCATTTCTGAAGTAACTACTATATGATTATCTACATTTTTCAACATCATTTTTTCCCAGGAAATAATAAAGTTATATATAATTTTATTTAATTTACCTGGCCTGTCAGCAAAATACATATAAAACAAATCATGTTCGTCATAAACTAACTTTAATTTTAATTTTTTGTTGATGCTATATCCAATAAATAGTCCATCAAAATCATGGCAATGTATTGCATCAAAATGATGATGCATCATATAATCTAGGACATCTTTCTTAAAACTTAAAAACTTAAAACCTTGCTTGTAACCTGTTCCGTACTGTGCTTCGCCAAAAAACCTTTTTATAACTATTCCATCTAATAATTCTTCAGGTGTATCCTTGTATTTAGATTCCCTATCCCAGCACAAAATTTCTACATTATGACCTAATTTAACTAAAGATTTTGCTTCTTTGTATACTCTTGGATCTGGATCAAACCCATTAGTAAGTATCATAGCTATCTTCAAAGTTTTCACATCCTCATTTTTCCATAATTCATTTTATGTTTATCTAATATTCAGTTATTATACACTATACGACTAAAATAATTATACATCATTTACAGAATAACTCCAATTAATAATAAGTTATTTTGAAACAATTCGACATTATGAATCAATATAAAATACCTCTATGTTAAAAACATAGAGGTTCTTAATTTCAAAGTTTCTTATAACTTATTTATCTTATGTCTATTATTTTTAACATTTTTAGTAGCATTTCTAGTATCATATAGCAGTGGTGCCCTGTCAACAATCTCTTGGTATTCATAACAGCTGTGATTTGTTGTAATTATTACTATATCTACATTATCAATTACTTCTTTCCAATCAACAGAAAAATACATCTTTCCGTTATGCTTAAATTTTGCTATAAAAGGATCATTGACAACTATATCAGCGCCATTTTTTTCGAGGTGTTCTATTACCTTAAGAGTTGGTGATTCTCTGTAATCGTCTATATCATTTTTATAAGCAGCGCCTAAAAGCAATACTTTTGCTCCATTTAATGCTTTTCTTTGAGTGTTTAGAAGCTTCATAACATTTTCAACAACAAATTCTGGCATAAAATCATTTATTTCTGCAGAAGTCTCTATTAATCTTGTATGATAATCATATTCTTTAGCTTTCCATGATAGATACATCGGATCTAAAGGAATGCAGTGCCCTCCAAGTCCTGGCCCTGGATAAAATGCCATAAATCCATAAGGCTTTGTTTTAGCAGCATCTATCACTTCCCAAACGTCTATGCCCATTCTTTTACATAAAATTGCCATTTCGTTAGCTAGAGCTATGTTTATATTTCTGAAAGTATTTTCTAGAATCTTTTCCATTTCAGCTACTGCTGGTGAAGATACTTCCATTACATCCCCTTCAAGTATATTTCTATAAAGGGTTGCAGCTACTTCTGTACATTCTGGAGTTACTCCGCCTACTACTTTTGGAGTGTTCTTTGTTTTAAACTGCTTATTCCCTGGGTCTACTCTTTCTGGGGAGAATGCTAAATAGAAATCTTCTCCACATTTTAGTCCTGTTTTCTCAAATATTGGCTTTAGAACTTCTTCTGTTGTTCCAGGATACGTAGTACTTTCAAGTACTACGAGCATTCCCTTATGAAGATATTTTGCAACACTTTCTGAAGAATTTACCACGTAGGATAAATCAGGCTGTTTATATATATCTAGCGGAGTTGGCACACATATAGAAACTATATCAACATCCTTAACAAAACTAAAGTCAGTTGTAGCTCTCAAATTCCCCATTAATACTAGCTCTTTTAAGTCCTCATCTACAATATCACCTATGTAGTTTTCTCCACTGTTTACCATATTAACTTTCTGTGTTTGGACATCAAATCCGATTACTTTATAACCAGCCTTAGCTTTTTCTACTGCCAAAGGCAATCCTACATATCCTAACCCTACTACGCCAAGCTTTGCAGTCTTATCACTTAGCTTCTTTAATAGCTCTTCTTTTAAATTAGACATATTTTATACCTCCATCTTAATTGTTAGCTTTCATCTTGCGGTTATATGTTGGAACCTTTTGTTCTACAAGCTTAAATATACTTTCTTTATCTTTATAAACTACTTCTCTAAATTCCTCAATGGATTTGTTCACAAAGTTGATATCATATTCCATAGGTTTCTCAATAAATATCTTTTCATGCTCAGTAGAAGTGAGAGCTACTTCATCCATTAGAAGCTCTTCATATAGCTTTTCTCCCTCTCTTAACCCAGTATATTCAATATTTATGTCTACATTAGGCTTATAACCAGACAGTGTAATTAAGTCTCTAGCTAAATCAGCTATTTTTACTGGCTTACCCATATCTAGGACAAATATCTCTCCACCTTGTGCTATTGATCCAGCCTGCAGTACTAGCTGTGCTGCTTCCGGTATAGTCATAAAAAATCTATTTATTTCTGGATGAGTTACAGTTACGGGTCCTCCAGCCGCAATTTGTTTTTTAAACAGTGGTATTACACTTCCATTGCTTCCAAGAACATTCCCAAATCTAACCGCAACATATTCTGTATCACTGATTTTATCAAAAGCCTGTATAATTATTTCACAGAATCTTTTTGTTGCTCCCATTATATTAGTTGGATTTACAGCTTTGTCAGTACTTATTTGAACAAACCTTTGAACCTTTTGCTCATGGCATGTTTTCGCCAAATTATAAGTTCCTATTATATTATTTTTTATAACTTCTGAGGGATTCTCCTCCATCAATGGAACATGCTTATGCGCAGCAGCATGGAAGACGACATTTGGCTTATATTCTTCAAATACTTGATTTAATCTTCTTTCATCCCTTATAGAGGCAATCAAAACCTGTTTATCCATATCAGGATATAATCTATTTAATTCCATCTGCAGGTCATAAGCTCCGTTTTCATATATGTCAAGAATAAGTAGCTTTTTAGGTTTGAATTTAGAAATTTGTCTACACAGCTCTGAGCCTATAGATCCACCGCCGCCAGTGACCAAAACCACTTTATCATTTATATACTTGCTTATACCACTATTATTGAGTTTTACTTCTTCTCTGCCTAGCAAGTCTTCAATATTTACATCTCTAATACTTCCCATAGTAACTTTATCTGCAATAATAATTTCATATATACCTGGAAGAGTTCTTAGCTTGCACTTTGTTTGCTTGCAAATATTATAAACATCTCGCTTGGTATCTTCGTCTACAGATGGCATAGCTACTATTATTTCATCAATGTTATATGAGTTGGATATTCTTACTATATCCTGTCTTGTACCTATTACTCTAACTCCATTTATCACTCTATTCTGCTTTGCTTCATTGTCGTCTATGAGCCCTATAATATTATAATTAAGTTCCTTATGCTTTCTAATCTCCTTCATAAGTAATACCGCAGCTTCTCCAGCACCCACAATAAGCACGTTTATAGAATCACTAACGTCGTACTTTTGTATTCTTCTATTATACAAAACAGCTTTGTAAACGAATCTTGCTCCGCTTAAAAACACTACAGTTAGAAGCCAGAATATAATGTGAACAGTAAAAGGAAATCTAAAGTAGCCACTTTCGAAAAATTTATAATTTATAAAGTAACTATAAAACATAAATACTATATTTGAAATTGTCACTGAATAAGCTATAGATAACAATTCATTTATAGATGCATATTTCCACATCCTATTATAAAGATTAAACAAGTAATTGAAAAATAACACGAATATTACTACTGGAATAACTGAAATTTTGAAAAAGTGCATATAATTCATAAATCCTGAAACCTTTCCAAAATCAAACCTTATTAAAAGCGCTATATACAGCGATAATATCGTTAAAATTATGTCATAAACAATAAACTTACTGTAGTTTTTCATTATTTATCCCCCTCTTTCTATATCTAAGAATTTGCGGAAGGTGTAGTAAATTAATATCTTTATAATTTATTCTTTCCAAGAGTCTACAATATATTTTAAGAAACATGTTATTACAACACAATATTATACTTTGTTTGTTATAAATTGTCTATTATATTTTATCTAACATTGTTACTTTAACCCATTATTGCAGGTAAATGTATTATAATTAAAAATCTTCTATACTAACTTCTAAATTAGCTTTACCATAACAGTTTTATTATAGTATAATTACTCGGTAAACAGTATTATAGAAGGAAGGTTAATTTATGGAGAAAGAAAAGAGATCCAGCAAACATAAAAAATCTAAAAAGAAAGTTAAAAGAACTAGAGTTATATTGATTTCTATATCACTTGTTTTATTATTTTTTATTTGTGCTATGGTTGGATACGGCATGAGACAGCTTAGCCAGCTTCAAAATACAAAAATTTCCAAAACAGATGAAGACTTAGGCATAAGCGATGATACAAAAAAAATATTACAGGGTAAAGGCAGTGAGGATTCTGTAACAAATATTGCGTTGTTTGGCCTTGATTTAAGGGAAAAGGGAGAAAACGGCCGTTCAGATACAATTATGATTGTTTCTATAGATAAGAAACATAAAAAGATAAAGCTTTCCTCAATTATGAGGGATACTTATGTAAAAGTTAAAGGCCATGGTGAAACGAAGATTAACCATGCTTATTCCTTTGGTGGTCCACAGCTTGCTATTAGAACCTTAAACGAAAATTTCCAGATGGATATCAGGGATTATGTTACTGTTGATATATTTAGTTTAGAAAAGTTAATAGATTCTCTTGGAGGAGTTACTATAGATGTAAAGAAAGTGGAAATCGCTCAGATTAATCTTAACATGGACGAGGTTGCTCAAGTATCTAAATCTACCTTCAAGCCTGTTACTAAAACTGGGAGTCAGGTTCTAAACGGAAGACAAGCGGTTGGGTATGCCAGAATAAGAGCTGTTGGTAATGGTGATTATGAAAGAAGTGATAGACAACGTAGAGTTCTTGATGCAATATTTCAAAAGATTAGCTCAGCGGGTGTTTCAAAATACCCTCAGATAGTTTCTCAGCTTCTACCATATGTAGAAACTAGTATGACATCTATGGATATTGTTTCTACAGGTACTAGTTTACTTACCTCAGGAATTAGAAATCTTGACCAGGCTCGTTTCCCTGTAGACGGATACTCTAGCGGAAAGACAATAAATGATGTTTGGTACTTAGTTGCAGATATGAAAGCGACACGTGAACAGTTGCATAATTATATATATGAAGATATAGCCCCTGTAAGTAAATAGACTATTTAAAGACGATGAATATTCATCGTCTTTTCTTCTAATAATTATCATATACAGTCAAATCTCGCTATTTTTCTTCGGCATCTTATTTGTGAAGTATTTCATATTGTGCTAAAATATTTTATTGTATACTTCAATTGTCATTGAATGCTAAATTGATTTGAAAAAGGAAAGGATGGATTTAAAATGCCTAAAAATATTCCATTTTCTCCACCAGATATTACTCAAGCTGAGATTGATGCAGTTGTTGAGGTTTTAAAGTCTGGATGGATAACTTCTGGTCCCAAGGTTGCTAAACTTGAGCAGGAGGTTGCAAAATACTGTGATGCAAATTATTCAGTAATGCTTTCCAGTGCTACAGCTGGTATGGAGCTTATATTAAAAGTTCTTGGAATTGGCGAGGGTGATGAAGTTATTACTACTACTTATACTTATGCTGCTACAGCAAATATTATAGTACATAGAGGGATTAAACCAACGTTTGTTGATACTAAAAAGGACAGCTTTTTTATAGATGAACAAAAGCTTGCCGCAGCTATAACTCCTAAAACAAAGGCTGTTATAACTGTAGATTTTGCAGGTGAGCCTGTTGATTATGATGCTATAAAGGCTGTTTTAAAGGAACAAGGTAGAGAGGATATAGTTCTTATATCTGATTCTGCTCACTCCTTCGGCGCATCCTATAAAGGCAAAAAGGTTGGAGGTCAATGTGATTTCCATGTATTCTCCTTCCATGCAGTTAAGAACTACACTACTGCTGAGGGCGGTGCTATTACCTTTAACAATAATACCTTTGCTGGCAAAGAAGATTTATATAGAGAATTCAAGGTCACTTCATTACATGGCCAAACAAAAGATGCTTTATCCAAGATGAAGGCTGGAGCTTGGAAGTATGATATAGTTGTTGATGGTTTTAAATGTAATATGACCGATATACAGGCTGCAATTGGCTTGGTTCAACTTGAACGTTATGAGCCTATGCTTGCTAGAAGAGCTGAATTATTTAGCATATATAACAAAGCCCTTACAAAGTATGACTGGGCAATTTTGCCTTTCAATAAAGATGAAGACGCAGAAACTTCTTACCACCTTTATCCACTTAGAATTTGCGGCTTTACAGAAGCTCAAAGAGATGAGTTAATTCAAACCGTTGCCGAAAAGGGTATTGCAACTAACGTTCACTTTATGCCTCTTCCTATGTTCAGTTTATATAAAAACTTAGGCTATTCGATAGAGGATTACCCTAATGCTTATGCTCAGTATGCAAATGAGATTACTCTTCCGCTTTACTCCACACTATCTGATGAGGATGCAGAATATGTCGTTTCAGAGGTTATCAAATGTATAGAAATTATTAAGGGAAGGGGCTAAGAGGATGAAGGTTAATTTCTACACTTCCACAAGAGAGTATACCGACAAAAAATTAGAATTTGATGCTGCTATAGCTAGCGTAATTGAAAACGGAATCTCAACACTTGGAAAAGAAGTTGTTAATTTCGAAAAGGCTGTAGAAGCCTTTACTGGAGCAAAGCACGCCATTGGCGTAGCTTCCGGTACAGATGCTTTAGTTATAGCTTCTGATATACTTGGTTTTAAACATGGAAAGGAAGTAATAACTTCTCCATTTACTTTCCTCGCTTCTACATCCTGTATTGCAAAGCATGGAGCTGTTCCAGTATTTGTAGATATTGATGAAGAAACCTTTAATATAGATGTGAACAAAATAGAGGATAGAATTACTGATAAAACTGCTGGTATAATTCCTATTCATCTTTTTGATCAAATGTCTGATATGGATACAATCATGGCTATATCAAAGCAACATAACCTTAAGGTTTTAGAAGATGCTGCCGAAGCTTTTGGAATGAGATGGAAGGGAAACGGTTCAGAGTATAATCATTCTGGAACTGTAGGAGATATGGGTATATTCTCTTTCTTCCCAACTAAAACTCTAGGTGCTTATGGCGATGGCGGAATGATAGTAACTAATGATGACGAACTTGCTAAGCTTACTAAGATTTACAGAGTTCACGGCGCATCAAAGAAGTATCACTATGATTATATTGGATACAACTCAAGACTTGATACAATCCAAGCTGCCGTATTATCTGTTAAGCTAAAATATATAAATGAAGCTATTGCTAAAAGAGAAACCATCGCTAACTGGTATAAGGATAGATTAAAGGATATAGAAGGAATAAAAATTCCTGGAATCAAAGGGGATCAGAAGCCAGTTTACTATGTATTTAATATACTAGCTGAAAGAAGAGACGAGCTTGCAGAGGCTCTTAAGAAGAATGAAATTGGATATAGTATTTACTATCCAGTTCCACTACATCTTCAAAAGTGCTTTAGCTATCTAGGCTATAAAAAAGGCGATTTCCCTGTTTCTGAAAAAGCTTCGGAGAAGATTTTAGCACTCCCTATTTATCCTGAAATTACTGAAGCAGAAGTTGATTTTGTTTGTCAAACAATAAGAGACTTTTATAAGAAATAGAATCTAAAAAAACATGGATGCATTATCATCCATGTTTTTTAATTTGCAAAAATGTTCATCCTCCTATAAAATTAACATATAATTTCTGGAAAGGATGATTAATATTGAGAAGTAAGAATATACTATGTGCTGCAATTTCTGTAGTTGTGCTGCTTACTGGCTGTTCAAGCAAAAAAGCAAGTACAGTGAAGCCTGACGCTACACCAAGTACCACACAAGAAGATACAAACCCTAAGTCTGTTACCTCCTCAGAGCAAAAGTACTATGCTCCATATACGGGAGAGGAGGTAAATAAAGAAGTACTAAGTAATGTACCATTTTTAACTTCAGTAGAAAATTCTCCTGCTGCAAGACCACAGTCTGGACTCAACTCTGCGGATATTGTTTTTGAACTCATGAGCGAAGGTGGTGTAACAAGATTTTTTGCTTTATTTCAAAAGGAAAGCGCTCCTAAAATAGGACCTGTCAGAAGTGTACGGACGTATTTCATTGATATAGCCTATGAGTACAACCTTCCTTTTGGTCATTGTGGTGGAAGCAGCGATGCTGATGAGAGAATAAAGAATGAAAATCTTATGTCCATGAATGAAATGTTTAACGGTTCCTACTACTGGAGAGACCCTTCAATTAAGGTTCGAGAGCATGGACTTTATACTTCTTCCGAGAAACTAATAACTCTTGCTAATAAAAAAGGTTATGCTAAGCCTGCTTCTTCAAATTTAAAGTTTGATAAGAGTTTTTGGGACAATATTTCCTCTTCTGTTGCAAATAGTGCATCTATAAGATTCAATGGGGCTTATACTACTTCATATACCTTTAAGGATGGACTATACTATAAAGCCATGAATAATGTGCCTTCAGTGAATAAAGAGGATACGAAGCCAATAGCAGTAAAGAATGTAGTTATTCAGAATGTAAATTACAGATCACGAGTTAACTCTCCTAATCTGGATGCTGACCTTATAGGACAGGGTAATGGATATATTATAAGTAACGGAAAGGCAGTAAAGGTTAGCTGGTCAAGATCAG
The genomic region above belongs to Clostridium swellfunianum and contains:
- a CDS encoding polysaccharide biosynthesis protein gives rise to the protein MKNYSKFIVYDIILTILSLYIALLIRFDFGKVSGFMNYMHFFKISVIPVVIFVLFFNYLFNLYNRMWKYASINELLSIAYSVTISNIVFMFYSYFINYKFFESGYFRFPFTVHIIFWLLTVVFLSGARFVYKAVLYNRRIQKYDVSDSINVLIVGAGEAAVLLMKEIRKHKELNYNIIGLIDDNEAKQNRVINGVRVIGTRQDIVRISNSYNIDEIIVAMPSVDEDTKRDVYNICKQTKCKLRTLPGIYEIIIADKVTMGSIRDVNIEDLLGREEVKLNNSGISKYINDKVVLVTGGGGSIGSELCRQISKFKPKKLLILDIYENGAYDLQMELNRLYPDMDKQVLIASIRDERRLNQVFEEYKPNVVFHAAAHKHVPLMEENPSEVIKNNIIGTYNLAKTCHEQKVQRFVQISTDKAVNPTNIMGATKRFCEIIIQAFDKISDTEYVAVRFGNVLGSNGSVIPLFKKQIAAGGPVTVTHPEINRFFMTIPEAAQLVLQAGSIAQGGEIFVLDMGKPVKIADLARDLITLSGYKPNVDINIEYTGLREGEKLYEELLMDEVALTSTEHEKIFIEKPMEYDINFVNKSIEEFREVVYKDKESIFKLVEQKVPTYNRKMKANN
- a CDS encoding glycosyltransferase; the protein is MKTLKIAMILTNGFDPDPRVYKEAKSLVKLGHNVEILCWDRESKYKDTPEELLDGIVIKRFFGEAQYGTGYKQGFKFLSFKKDVLDYMMHHHFDAIHCHDFDGLFIGYSINKKLKLKLVYDEHDLFYMYFADRPGKLNKIIYNFIISWEKMMLKNVDNHIVVTSEMKKLYENISKSIYVVTNAPSKDIFRDIAKTPSNKLRIGYIGSVRYLEELKILADISQKFEEKIEVIISGRGIALDELKEYCKGYDNIKITGAYSFSDLENLYKNTDITYAFYPSRISSISMPNKFYESIITETPIIANKFMEFGREVEKHKLGYAIDEENLELDLEKAILELISDDSKVEYFKNQMKAIKEDYLWEANERRLSEIYSK
- a CDS encoding LCP family protein, yielding MEKEKRSSKHKKSKKKVKRTRVILISISLVLLFFICAMVGYGMRQLSQLQNTKISKTDEDLGISDDTKKILQGKGSEDSVTNIALFGLDLREKGENGRSDTIMIVSIDKKHKKIKLSSIMRDTYVKVKGHGETKINHAYSFGGPQLAIRTLNENFQMDIRDYVTVDIFSLEKLIDSLGGVTIDVKKVEIAQINLNMDEVAQVSKSTFKPVTKTGSQVLNGRQAVGYARIRAVGNGDYERSDRQRRVLDAIFQKISSAGVSKYPQIVSQLLPYVETSMTSMDIVSTGTSLLTSGIRNLDQARFPVDGYSSGKTINDVWYLVADMKATREQLHNYIYEDIAPVSK
- a CDS encoding nucleotide sugar dehydrogenase, which encodes MSNLKEELLKKLSDKTAKLGVVGLGYVGLPLAVEKAKAGYKVIGFDVQTQKVNMVNSGENYIGDIVDEDLKELVLMGNLRATTDFSFVKDVDIVSICVPTPLDIYKQPDLSYVVNSSESVAKYLHKGMLVVLESTTYPGTTEEVLKPIFEKTGLKCGEDFYLAFSPERVDPGNKQFKTKNTPKVVGGVTPECTEVAATLYRNILEGDVMEVSSPAVAEMEKILENTFRNINIALANEMAILCKRMGIDVWEVIDAAKTKPYGFMAFYPGPGLGGHCIPLDPMYLSWKAKEYDYHTRLIETSAEINDFMPEFVVENVMKLLNTQRKALNGAKVLLLGAAYKNDIDDYRESPTLKVIEHLEKNGADIVVNDPFIAKFKHNGKMYFSVDWKEVIDNVDIVIITTNHSCYEYQEIVDRAPLLYDTRNATKNVKNNRHKINKL
- a CDS encoding DegT/DnrJ/EryC1/StrS family aminotransferase; this encodes MKVNFYTSTREYTDKKLEFDAAIASVIENGISTLGKEVVNFEKAVEAFTGAKHAIGVASGTDALVIASDILGFKHGKEVITSPFTFLASTSCIAKHGAVPVFVDIDEETFNIDVNKIEDRITDKTAGIIPIHLFDQMSDMDTIMAISKQHNLKVLEDAAEAFGMRWKGNGSEYNHSGTVGDMGIFSFFPTKTLGAYGDGGMIVTNDDELAKLTKIYRVHGASKKYHYDYIGYNSRLDTIQAAVLSVKLKYINEAIAKRETIANWYKDRLKDIEGIKIPGIKGDQKPVYYVFNILAERRDELAEALKKNEIGYSIYYPVPLHLQKCFSYLGYKKGDFPVSEKASEKILALPIYPEITEAEVDFVCQTIRDFYKK
- a CDS encoding DUF3048 domain-containing protein, whose amino-acid sequence is MRSKNILCAAISVVVLLTGCSSKKASTVKPDATPSTTQEDTNPKSVTSSEQKYYAPYTGEEVNKEVLSNVPFLTSVENSPAARPQSGLNSADIVFELMSEGGVTRFFALFQKESAPKIGPVRSVRTYFIDIAYEYNLPFGHCGGSSDADERIKNENLMSMNEMFNGSYYWRDPSIKVREHGLYTSSEKLITLANKKGYAKPASSNLKFDKSFWDNISSSVANSASIRFNGAYTTSYTFKDGLYYKAMNNVPSVNKEDTKPIAVKNVVIQNVNYRSRVNSPNLDADLIGQGNGYIISNGKAVKVSWSRSDLKSQTVFKDEKGNIVPLNPGKTWWHILDQEAKLTLAE
- a CDS encoding DegT/DnrJ/EryC1/StrS family aminotransferase — its product is MPKNIPFSPPDITQAEIDAVVEVLKSGWITSGPKVAKLEQEVAKYCDANYSVMLSSATAGMELILKVLGIGEGDEVITTTYTYAATANIIVHRGIKPTFVDTKKDSFFIDEQKLAAAITPKTKAVITVDFAGEPVDYDAIKAVLKEQGREDIVLISDSAHSFGASYKGKKVGGQCDFHVFSFHAVKNYTTAEGGAITFNNNTFAGKEDLYREFKVTSLHGQTKDALSKMKAGAWKYDIVVDGFKCNMTDIQAAIGLVQLERYEPMLARRAELFSIYNKALTKYDWAILPFNKDEDAETSYHLYPLRICGFTEAQRDELIQTVAEKGIATNVHFMPLPMFSLYKNLGYSIEDYPNAYAQYANEITLPLYSTLSDEDAEYVVSEVIKCIEIIKGRG